A region of Nostoc sp. 'Peltigera membranacea cyanobiont' N6 DNA encodes the following proteins:
- a CDS encoding transposase: MVLILDTTMLWNEYCIVRVCVEYRGRAVPMGWRVLRHKSSSISFEVYQPLLRRVSRLIPTGVEVRFLADRAFIDTHLLRYLTEELGWHYRIRGKNDLWVWCGGQPPRQLKQFHLGLGEAVLLQRVKITKTDPYGLISVALARDPISGELWYIISDETPTLQTFQEYSLRFDIEENFLDDKSNGFELERSQIRSSIALSRLCLVLSLATLYLTCQGQQVVACGFRRRVDCHWQRGNSYLRIGWEWVKGCLHQGWKCFHSLQLFGTPDPEPAIASRRQAQSQYQRELTVKSYCYAP; this comes from the coding sequence ATGGTACTAATTTTAGATACCACAATGCTGTGGAATGAGTATTGTATAGTACGAGTATGTGTGGAATATCGTGGACGTGCTGTACCGATGGGATGGCGAGTACTACGTCATAAAAGTAGCAGTATTTCTTTTGAAGTGTACCAGCCATTATTACGTCGAGTCTCACGCCTTATACCAACTGGTGTAGAAGTCAGGTTTCTTGCTGATAGAGCTTTTATTGATACCCACCTCTTGCGCTATCTTACAGAAGAATTAGGGTGGCATTACCGGATTCGAGGCAAAAATGACTTGTGGGTTTGGTGTGGAGGTCAGCCACCACGTCAACTTAAGCAATTTCACTTGGGCTTGGGAGAGGCGGTGTTACTCCAAAGAGTGAAAATCACCAAAACTGACCCCTATGGGTTAATATCTGTTGCATTAGCCCGCGATCCAATTAGTGGAGAACTTTGGTACATCATCAGCGATGAAACTCCTACTCTGCAAACATTTCAGGAATACAGCCTCAGATTCGATATTGAAGAAAATTTTCTTGATGATAAATCTAACGGTTTTGAGTTGGAACGTTCTCAAATCCGCTCATCAATTGCCCTATCTCGCTTGTGCCTAGTTTTATCTCTAGCAACGCTCTACTTAACCTGCCAAGGGCAACAAGTCGTTGCTTGTGGGTTTCGTCGTCGAGTTGATTGCCATTGGCAACGGGGCAATAGCTATCTCAGGATTGGTTGGGAGTGGGTTAAAGGTTGCTTGCATCAAGGATGGAAATGCTTCCATTCTTTGCAGCTTTTTGGTACACCTGACCCAGAACCTGCGATCGCTTCACGCAGACAAGCTCAAAGCCAGTACCAAAGAGAGCTTACGGTCAAATCATACTGTTATGCTCCTTGA
- a CDS encoding isopentenyl phosphate kinase, whose product MELVLVKLGGSLITDKDIPYTARREVITQLVEQVSLIKHENPNLKLIIGNGAGSFAHQSANKYNTINGFSCDEEKLGFCLVHQDALDLNFLLAKSFLQAGLPVVSLPPITMIITHNKKLLKSDFSVIESSLQAGLIPLIFGDVVLDQAIGGTVLSTDAMLAELAKYFYLQGKFKIRLINVGNYAGVYDQDDEVTTF is encoded by the coding sequence ATGGAATTAGTATTGGTGAAGCTAGGAGGTTCCTTAATTACTGACAAGGATATACCTTATACTGCTCGAAGAGAAGTTATAACACAACTGGTTGAGCAAGTGAGCCTAATCAAACATGAAAATCCTAATCTGAAACTGATTATTGGTAACGGTGCTGGTTCTTTCGCCCACCAATCAGCGAATAAATATAATACAATTAATGGTTTTTCATGTGATGAAGAAAAACTAGGGTTCTGCTTAGTTCACCAAGATGCTTTAGATTTAAATTTCTTACTAGCTAAAAGTTTTTTACAAGCAGGTTTACCAGTGGTAAGTTTGCCACCTATTACTATGATAATCACTCATAATAAGAAACTGTTGAAGAGTGACTTTAGTGTAATAGAAAGTAGTCTACAAGCAGGTTTGATTCCTTTAATTTTTGGTGATGTCGTTCTAGATCAAGCTATTGGTGGTACTGTCCTCTCGACAGATGCAATGCTTGCAGAACTAGCGAAATACTTCTATCTTCAAGGCAAGTTTAAAATTCGACTAATAAATGTTGGGAATTATGCAGGTGTATATGATCAAGATGATGAAGTCACAACCTTTTAG
- a CDS encoding DUF7219 family protein, with the protein MNNDNEIDKINFLYQRYRYLGKHTPQNFLFNANLQEFSQRVCYLSNLQTLGKISSQECYEEIELLWQQLTQSFKTLIIDEFDVNG; encoded by the coding sequence ATGAATAACGACAATGAAATAGACAAAATTAATTTTCTCTACCAGCGCTATCGATATCTCGGTAAGCATACGCCTCAAAACTTTTTATTTAATGCTAATCTTCAAGAATTTTCTCAACGTGTCTGTTATCTCTCTAATCTACAGACTTTAGGAAAAATTTCTTCACAGGAATGCTATGAGGAAATTGAGTTACTCTGGCAGCAGTTAACACAAAGCTTTAAGACGCTAATAATTGATGAGTTTGACGTAAATGGATAA
- a CDS encoding TetR/AcrR family transcriptional regulator yields the protein MSYDARRIEVTKAAWRVIAREGLDRASMRAIAQELGSSTGVVTHYFRDKEELILFTLEQVFENVLQDMKTCTEGRQGIERLVQMIFVALPLEDIDKADWKVWVAFLGYSVGRERLVQKHQKRYDSLRQLICQELADLQKALVIRADLDLALEANALIALVDGIGTGVVICPEQFSAEQQKYLVRRHINAILASS from the coding sequence ATGAGTTATGACGCTCGCCGTATTGAAGTCACTAAAGCGGCATGGCGGGTGATTGCCCGTGAAGGATTGGATCGTGCCAGTATGCGGGCGATCGCGCAAGAACTTGGCTCTTCAACCGGGGTTGTTACCCATTACTTTCGAGATAAAGAAGAACTTATTCTATTTACCCTGGAACAGGTATTTGAAAACGTACTACAGGACATGAAAACCTGTACCGAGGGACGGCAAGGAATTGAAAGATTAGTACAGATGATTTTCGTGGCTCTACCTCTAGAGGACATTGACAAAGCTGATTGGAAGGTTTGGGTGGCATTTTTGGGCTATTCTGTTGGGCGCGAACGCCTCGTTCAGAAACACCAAAAACGCTATGACTCTTTACGGCAACTTATTTGTCAAGAGTTAGCTGACTTACAAAAAGCCTTGGTGATTCGAGCCGATCTCGATTTAGCACTCGAAGCCAATGCACTCATCGCCCTAGTAGATGGGATTGGCACTGGTGTTGTCATTTGTCCTGAGCAGTTCTCAGCAGAGCAACAAAAATATCTTGTGCGGCGACATATTAATGCAATACTTGCATCATCTTGA
- a CDS encoding IS1634 family transposase: MDYQKKEIGIKNLDHLGIVAGLIDEIGIVETINSKLGIDGREKISSGTVVKAILINGLGFVSRPLYLFSQFFEDKGIENLLGCGVKSDYINDDKIGRVMDELYKYGLNSLFIEIVLSVINKFKIETKYSHLDATSFHLHGEYTREKEQEKEAEIIKEKPIIITKGYSRDHRPDLKQCVLDLITSSDGDIPLLMRVGDGNEADKAVFGKILVEFKKQINFESIMVCDSALYSQENIKLIEHLKWITRVPMTIKRAKELVQSVEIEEIDSEEIEKRRILNLDGYKWKEEIVNYGGIKQIWLIVESQKRQKSDLEKLEKNLKAEKNKVEKLLNQLKKEDFQNPDQARYKLKSINKKLKFFEIQEAKLIDKTSKNKTIYKIEGVDHQKLEEIAMIKKEAGRFILATNLVEDEKLKSSEIITNYKNQQSCERGFRFLKNPLFFTDSFFVENPERIETMLFLMSLCLLVYNLGQRELRNSLKRANIGVKNQLGKLTKCPTLKWIFQCFQGIHILTLNGVNQIVNLTQERNFILNFLPVSCQKYYLIS, translated from the coding sequence ATGGATTATCAAAAAAAAGAGATTGGGATTAAAAACTTAGATCACTTAGGAATAGTAGCTGGACTAATTGATGAAATAGGAATAGTTGAAACAATCAACTCCAAATTAGGCATAGATGGAAGAGAAAAAATTTCATCGGGAACAGTGGTCAAAGCGATTTTAATCAATGGATTAGGATTCGTCTCAAGACCTTTATACTTATTTAGTCAATTTTTTGAAGATAAAGGAATTGAAAACTTATTGGGTTGCGGAGTAAAAAGTGATTATATAAATGACGATAAAATCGGAAGAGTCATGGATGAATTATATAAATATGGATTGAATAGTCTATTTATAGAAATTGTCTTATCAGTTATAAATAAATTTAAGATAGAGACCAAATATTCTCATTTAGATGCCACATCATTTCATCTACATGGAGAATACACAAGGGAAAAAGAACAAGAGAAAGAAGCAGAAATAATCAAAGAAAAACCAATAATTATCACTAAAGGATATTCTCGCGATCATAGACCAGATTTAAAGCAATGCGTTTTAGATTTAATAACAAGTAGTGATGGAGACATCCCATTACTAATGAGAGTTGGAGATGGGAACGAAGCAGATAAAGCAGTTTTTGGAAAAATCTTAGTAGAATTTAAAAAGCAAATAAATTTTGAGAGTATCATGGTCTGTGATAGTGCATTATATAGTCAAGAAAATATCAAATTAATCGAACATTTAAAATGGATAACTAGAGTCCCAATGACGATAAAAAGAGCGAAGGAATTAGTTCAGTCGGTAGAGATAGAAGAGATAGATTCCGAAGAAATAGAGAAGAGAAGAATCCTAAATTTAGACGGATATAAGTGGAAAGAAGAAATAGTAAATTATGGTGGTATCAAACAAATCTGGCTAATAGTAGAAAGTCAAAAAAGACAAAAAAGTGATTTAGAAAAGCTAGAGAAAAATCTCAAAGCAGAAAAAAATAAAGTGGAAAAACTGCTCAACCAATTAAAAAAAGAAGATTTTCAAAATCCCGACCAAGCTCGATACAAACTAAAAAGCATAAACAAAAAACTAAAGTTCTTTGAAATTCAAGAAGCTAAACTTATTGACAAGACATCGAAAAATAAGACTATTTATAAAATCGAGGGAGTGGATCATCAAAAACTAGAAGAGATAGCAATGATAAAAAAAGAAGCTGGAAGATTTATTTTAGCAACTAATTTAGTTGAAGATGAGAAATTAAAGTCATCAGAAATTATTACAAATTATAAAAATCAACAGTCTTGCGAAAGAGGATTTAGATTTCTGAAAAATCCTTTATTTTTCACTGATAGTTTCTTTGTAGAAAATCCTGAAAGAATCGAGACGATGTTATTTTTAATGTCTTTGTGCTTATTAGTTTATAATCTCGGTCAGAGGGAACTAAGAAATAGTTTAAAAAGAGCCAATATCGGAGTTAAAAATCAACTAGGTAAATTAACGAAGTGCCCCACATTAAAATGGATATTTCAATGCTTTCAAGGGATTCACATTTTGACTTTGAATGGAGTTAATCAAATTGTTAATCTAACCCAAGAACGCAATTTTATTTTGAATTTTCTCCCAGTGTCTTGTCAAAAATACTATCTAATCTCTTAA
- a CDS encoding transmembrane-type terpene cyclase: protein MGTYLMFGCGAFWILTYILLIQRGFKDQTYGMPLVALCTNLSWEFIFSFIHPHQPPQLQINIVWLMLDLIILYGFFKFGQSELKDIPNKLFYPVFILTLFTSFCCVLLITDEFQDWSGAYTAFGQNLLMSILFIDMLTKRNTVRGQSIFIAIFKMIGTLLASIGFYINHPTQGRSLLFIFLYTAIFVFDLIYVGMIAMKIKSFEKKKLNHALTRQ from the coding sequence ATGGGAACTTATTTAATGTTTGGCTGCGGAGCATTTTGGATACTGACTTATATTTTGTTGATTCAACGTGGCTTTAAAGATCAAACGTATGGAATGCCGTTGGTTGCATTGTGTACCAATCTATCATGGGAATTTATATTTTCTTTTATTCATCCTCATCAGCCACCACAACTTCAAATCAATATTGTGTGGTTGATGCTTGATTTAATTATCTTGTATGGATTTTTCAAGTTTGGGCAATCTGAGTTGAAGGATATACCAAATAAATTATTTTATCCAGTGTTTATATTAACTTTATTTACTAGCTTTTGCTGTGTCCTGTTAATCACAGATGAGTTTCAAGATTGGAGCGGTGCGTATACAGCTTTTGGGCAAAATCTTCTCATGTCTATTCTCTTTATTGATATGTTGACCAAACGTAATACTGTCCGAGGTCAATCAATCTTTATTGCTATCTTCAAAATGATAGGAACTTTGCTGGCTTCCATTGGGTTTTATATTAATCATCCAACACAAGGTAGGTCACTTTTATTTATATTTTTATATACTGCAATTTTTGTTTTTGATCTAATATATGTGGGGATGATTGCTATGAAGATAAAAAGTTTCGAGAAAAAAAAGCTTAATCACGCACTAACCCGGCAGTAG
- a CDS encoding GNAT family N-acetyltransferase, producing MIRPTMPDDTTALIALADATGLFQPNQLEELGEMLSDYFSGSSDRGSLPDGKGERFWITDDDNGAVGVAYCEMERMTDQTWNLQLIAIRPNRQGQGRGATLLRYVEQTLMRRGGRVLLVETSGTPDFERTRAFYRKCGYEEEARIRDFYQAGADKIVYRKALSAQSQ from the coding sequence ATGATTCGACCGACCATGCCTGATGACACAACCGCGCTGATTGCCTTAGCCGATGCAACCGGACTGTTCCAACCAAACCAACTTGAGGAGCTTGGCGAAATGTTGTCCGATTACTTCAGTGGCAGCAGCGACAGAGGTTCTCTACCAGACGGCAAAGGCGAACGCTTTTGGATTACCGACGATGACAATGGGGCGGTCGGGGTCGCTTACTGTGAGATGGAACGGATGACTGATCAGACGTGGAATCTACAGTTGATTGCTATCCGACCCAACCGACAAGGACAAGGACGTGGTGCGACCCTGCTACGCTACGTTGAGCAAACATTGATGAGACGCGGCGGGCGTGTACTACTGGTGGAAACGTCAGGTACGCCGGACTTCGAGCGCACGCGAGCGTTCTACCGCAAGTGTGGTTATGAGGAGGAAGCACGGATACGCGACTTCTATCAAGCGGGCGCTGACAAAATCGTTTACCGCAAGGCGCTGTCCGCTCAGTCGCAGTAA
- a CDS encoding RrF2 family transcriptional regulator — MPAVISNKSEYALQALLELATCYPNGEALQIREIAALQDIPNRYLEQLLATLRRGGLIKSIRGAKGGYVLARDPGKITVLDAFSCMEGSDIVVSDCEPTPNTVEGELIQEVWQEACQAANSVLEKYTLQDLCERRSMRKQKELMYYI; from the coding sequence ATGCCTGCGGTAATCTCTAACAAATCAGAATATGCACTTCAAGCCCTGTTAGAGTTGGCAACCTGCTACCCTAACGGTGAAGCTCTGCAAATTCGAGAGATAGCGGCATTGCAAGACATACCGAACCGCTATTTGGAGCAACTCTTGGCGACATTAAGGCGTGGAGGTTTAATTAAGAGTATACGCGGAGCCAAGGGTGGTTATGTTCTGGCACGAGATCCCGGAAAGATTACAGTGTTAGATGCTTTTAGCTGCATGGAAGGCTCAGATATTGTTGTCTCTGATTGTGAACCGACTCCTAACACAGTAGAAGGTGAGTTAATTCAGGAAGTCTGGCAGGAAGCATGTCAGGCTGCTAACTCCGTTTTGGAAAAATATACACTCCAAGACCTTTGTGAACGACGCTCAATGCGAAAGCAGAAGGAACTTATGTATTACATTTAG